The nucleotide window TAAAACTATCCTAAAAACCAAGCTGTTGAGTGAAATGGTTGTGTGAGTTTGCCATTATTTTGTCACCTGCTTCTTTGGTTCATATCAGTCAGATTCTGACTTTGCGTGCATAGTAGAGCTCCCAATGGGTCCCTGTGACCCCAAAAGTCCCTTTCTTATGTTCATGTCCccaaaagtcagttttttttccagaatttggTACCCTTTTCCCcccttaaaagttcttttttttcatttggatttcttttttatacatttacattttgctctaaaaaaatatgaatatgctTTTTGCACCCCTACCATAATCATTTGTAAATTTAGAATCGAATGGGGGAACGACTGCTAGAGCTCAAAACTATTGATTAGGTGTAATAAATTCAGTCAGCATCCTATCTTGTTCTTGCAAAAGAAttctagtttcaaaaaaaaaaaaaaaaaaatcagtcgagTCAGCGGTTGAAATTGGCAGATTACAAATGATCGGCAAAGTGGCCGATTACTGATAACTACCACTTCTTCAGGTGTGCCCCCCAAGGGCAGAAGCGCACCCCCCTAACTTTCGCgaaccccctccccaaaaaaagcaagagccccctccagaaatttgaaaaaaacccctcaaaaccACTCCCCCACCATAAAAACTTCCGCCCCTGACTTCTTAGAGCATACTTAGTTTTATTGAATCTTTAAAAGTAAATATGTTGAGcccatttcgattttttttttagaacgtaGGTACCTTTTCTCCCTAGGGACAAACTAAAAATTTGCTGATAGCCCAGTTTAAAATTACGTCTAAACAGAACATTTCGGCAACTAAAAGAAAAAGGCTTGTTGCCAATGGCGTTTAACTTTTGAATCCTCATTTCGAACCCTGTGCCATTCATTCTTTTTGAAGATAAAACAAAAGTGCAAGGAACTTTTGAGAAGATTCGAACGAAAAATGTGAAGCAAGTGACGTTGCAGGAGGAAGCAAGCGGGTTTTGACTTCCGGCAGATCGGATGTAAAAGTAGAGATAAACAATCAAAAAATGCCAGTCGAGGTTGTGGAAGAGGTACCGCTGCAGCAGCTGTTGCTTCTCTTTTCTTCCGCGGTTGAAATACGATGTGGACATAGGAATGTCTTATCTCTCTAAACAGGTAAATAAAATGTTGCTTACTGTGCAATGGAAATGTGGTTAGAAAGTGGGTCACGTTCGCAATATCTCTCGGGCATAGAACCTCCGACTTGAGAATTGCAAACCCCCCTCCACCCAATCAACGCGGCGGGAGTGCCATAGAATGTTTACTTTTTATAGTTTCAAGCAGGGCTCATCTGCAGGGGGCCAGCACCCCCGTCATCTACAGGGGGTCAACCCACACCCCACTGACTTtgaaaaagtactatttttactCATAAGTGTGCGAAGTttttgtttttcgataaaatttgcattgagtatacaccCTTTGCTTCCCCTCTCCAAGAAAAATTGGGAATGGCGGGCCTGGACCCCCTTTGTAAGCAGGGCGGCAAATAGGAggagcgagagggggcggtcgcacccccacaTTTTTTGAGgagaatgataaaaaatgggtaaattcaacTTTTGTAAATTGCAAACCAATGCCCATTTTCAAAAATCTCTCTAGTTTTCAGTaatagttgatgaaactcgacacatttacAGACACGAGCAAGTATTTTCCGTTATTTCAAAGATGTCTTATGTAGGGTGTTttatataaaatgaatgaaaattatgtcttaaattttaattcattttttaataagttatcatgtttttaaacactatttttgtttaatattagacCAGTTTAATGACCACCTCCCTTTAACCAGTATGTGTTTTTTACCATACGAGGAAACTCatgtttaagaaactcgaccgaggccttcgagataaaaaggccatccaactagcaaatgacgtcatcgtttgtcgatccacaatgatattgggaagggagcacttcgattaatattttggttaaataaaactatttggtttatttattattgtcttctgttattcaagtagcattacaagttctactttttcatttgaaaacataaaaaggaaccgataatcatacattaaaaaatacactgagcttaaatcatagtcttacaaagtattcaaataactaaacacgattttattttacaatcatgttaaaacaaagtgataaataaacacagttttatttttcattagaaattgttttttaactaatcgcattttaagtactcgtatattgtattgaaacattaagtcttaagaagtattcaaataaataaatgaactttcattttacaattacatcaaaacaaaaaataatattactattgtatttgaataagaattaaatgaaattttaaaaaataaataaacatttttacttaagtaaacgggaaacaggactgcaatatgtttcaaagacataacatcaaattaaagtacataataccagattattaatgttaacttagctgagcaaatttatgcttttaaaaagacgtgaatgcttgggtgccatccccaaagtagacggtgccctacccccttcaattatgaaaccttcaaaaaaaaaaaaaaaaacatctccatctcccttaaaatttcaagggcacagttatttataactatagccgttgaaaagctataattactatgagactatgattccgaccccccccccttcggtgggcactctcgaaaaattacacaggaattcaacttgaaaaacgttaattaaagaatgaatgatacatcatgaatactgtatgttgtatatcaaaaaatgtattcaatgtctaaacagccttttttttggaattcggctactttcccatttttagctttttctgctgctaatgattcttgtgtgtgggggggggggggggggcctttaattgttcatcattttaggcttttgaaaaattattttaaaaagcattaattgatgacaaagtaatatttttcaaaaaacttttcatagaatgaccattttaacaactttctttaatacttaaaacctcatatatgttaaatttagatcaacattttgctaagtatgctcttttaggaaatcaatgtgacagttttgtgacagggggaagggaggagataacaagaagtgtgacatcacgcgttgtttataacaatatgctcatgttgaacagcgttacatgtaacaaggaggaggggggggggggatttgttcaaaagcttgtaacatactttatagacagccctttaattcaatttatgttacagtttcagagttcctgaaagcttattaacagaaaacccaaggagttcaaaaaatatgtagttcaagacattttgccctttttaagcataaacaaacaagcatagagcatttggcaaaaacacgttgtgtatccactgctcaaaattaatctttcgcaagcccagaaattatgaataccgttaacttaaccacaatgtgtgcataaatatcataaaacctaaagacaacagtgaaaaaaaaaaccatatatatattttttaatttacgcacagaaccagcttgtttgaataacattgcaggggcgtagttggggggaaatgtttaagtatcgaacccacgacctccggcgttcaaatctaatcttttatctcagaactacggaaacccatcaaggaatgttttttgatcaaaataacacatgctagcgtataaaacaatttaatcgaaaccgaaaatataagattagttcagttaaaagcctgtttcaataaacttgtttacatttttactgaatatcaacaccaagttgcgcttctgatagcaacaagtatattcgcagaaaattttgacatatgtatattgttagtttggaaaatccatttcgaataaatgcgtgttcaaagttgaaaaaataaagaaataaaaagttgcaagttaaccgtttcaaatattaaagcagtatgctgaaattacaaattacagacaaagatatcggaaaggaaactgacaattgtttgtgtaatggaggaaaacttaagaaatcttaactgcataaaatgtaaatttgtttatctgagaaaagagtacttacctccgaactttaaaatttattccatgaggcgtccagctttttgctttacatgcaggttgttcggcagcggaactcgctgactcacttttcactcagcagatacttaagacttatattatacatatattttttaattgcctctacattccggtacgtgggaaggaagagataaatccaacagaattgtattcaaaaatgtgcatccgaagttacatatttcctatttcatctatatcaaccagagcaagcaacactactggtaaactgcactgtttttaagtttcgcgccaagttcaaagatcgactactggtggcgtaacgaagcggggggggaggggagttgtctggcctgttatcacgtgggtctcgactCGACCCCCCAAAAGAAGTGCTGAAATGCCGCCCGTGCTTGTAAGTACTGTAGAGTTACAATAGTacatcttttttttccccattgcgGGTGCATGGCTACAGGCCTACAGGCAGCACTACCAGCAGCAGAGGCATATACCCAAGTGcaggtccgtcatttaggggAATCAATTCCCCACCTGACTTTGACAAACAAATGCTTTTACTtctaagtgggcgtggtttttgatGTTCTTCGACCAAACTTGCATTGAGTATAAACCCTTTGCCGCctccctatttatttatttgctgcaGCTAAAAATCAGATGGCTTTTTgttgattccccccccctcctactTTTCAATCCCAATCGCTGCCTCGGATAATGCTGTTTCTATTCTTGACTCATTAAGCATTAAGTTACCgctcttaagccagggctaaggcagaactgcaagcaataTACCTATAGCCCAGCTTATgctatccagagactgcagtttcgccctCATTATGGAATTATCAGTGACATATTGCGGGTAATTCTGCCTCAGCCAaggcttaagggcggtaacttacttctTCATAACCAAGCTGTGCTTTTAATTGACAGATTGAACCACACCATGGTTGCTGACTATCGCTGGTGTGCTAAGTtcactttagctaccagtttgttggcactctcagcttcaacgaGACTGCATCCGCCTccagctttgttattgactattCTAGACCGACGATTTCAAGCAGGGTTGCCAATCCCCTCCCCCCTATATTTCTCaaccattttgcattttttttattttgtaccattttatatatatatatatatatatatatatatatatatatatatatatatatatatatatatatatatatatatatatatatatatattaaataatacTTGTATATGTaaatatgtaatatatatatatatatatttttttattactgttattattttcagtaagttaccgccctatagccagggcttagGTAGGAATACGTGAAATATATTTCGaatgaaataaatacatgaaatatatacGAACCATTGcctcggtcactcgtctggacagtgctaattctgtattatctaccagtttgtttgcactattggcttccttaagaggttttccacctccagctcagtcactttcctatgccgggctgatgagtgctaataagcacgaaactgcagtcctcggctggaattgactgagctggcggtgtatttcatgtactgttattattattttgttaaaaaagttctgtactacaccaataacacacacacacacacaaaataatgaaacaaataaaatgaaattaaaatttaaaaaaaaattgaattttgacatcttgaattaaaattatgtttttcgcaatcacgagtgtctgtatgtaggcgtgtgtgtttgtgtgttagggtatgtgtgtttgtgtgttagggtatgtgtgtttgtgtgtaggggatatgtgtatgtgcgtgtaggcatgtgcgtttgtgtctgtgtgctctCATaagtgtatgtgtagttgtgtgtatgaatgtgtgtgtttcggcgtttgtgtttgtgtgcaggaatgaatgtgtgggtagttgtgtgtatgtatgtttttgtgtgtgtatgtgtgggtgtctgtatgtatgcatgtgtgtcgtgtgtgtatgtgtatgtgtgcgtgtgtgtgtatagcatatggatgcaacctggagacggttttcgctagaggagcagcatcgtgaggagccggtcgacggtggtgctggcagagggtgctggtgggaaaataaaatgataggaattcaaaacagtcaaatgaaagcaatgagcaatcgtgattgctcaagaaaataaaaataaagtaactcaaacagtttaaattaaaaataaatcaataaataaattcaaataaataaaaattaaaagatcctCACCTGACACAACCTGCACCATAACCCCATCCCCCTTGTGGCCACCCCTGAGtccaaggacgaaactgcaatctctagATGACGTAACCAAGCTGTAGCTAAGTTTCATGTAGTCTTCACTCATTGTTGGTTTTCGTTTTCCAGCTCATATCCGAGTGAGAGCCATCCTCCCGACAACAACCTGCCGAGATCATGAAGGCCGCCACGCTGTTCCTCGTTTCCATGGTCACCCTGACCCTCCTCCCCGCCGGTCACAGCATAGACTACGAACAGATCCTGAACAGCTTCCGCCCCAACGTCACCAACGGCGAGTCTTCCATCACCGAATCTCTGCTGGAGACACGTGCGTCGAGCGAGACGTATGAAGACGCCTTCGTTGTCGACGATGACGTAGAGAAAGACGTCGACAACGAGTCGCTCAGCTTCCTGCCCCTCCAGGTAAAGGGACTTATTCGACTCGATTTGATCGATTCAGTCGAATTCTATCCGCCAGTTACGTAgcgagaaatttccttctgggtgGAGCAAAGAAAATCCCTTGTTGCATGATTGGTGGATACAATTGATCGCATTctattcgatcgaattctatccATTAGTAGTGTAgcgagaaatttccttctgggagGAGCAAAGAAAATTACTTGTTGCATGATTGCTGGATACAATTGATCgcattcgattcgatcgaattctatccAGCAATAGCGTAGCGAGGAATTTCCTTCTGGGAGGAGCAAAGAAAAATGCTTGCTGCGTGATTGGTAGATACAATTGATCgcattcgattcgatcgaattctattcaccagtagcgtagcgagaaatttccttctgggtAGCGCAAAGAAAATTCCTCGCTCCATGATTGGTGGATACAATTGAGCGCATTCAGTTCCATCGAATTCTAGCCACCAGTAGCGTAGCGAAAACTTTCCTTCTGGGTGGAgcaaagaaaattatttgctgCATAATTGGTAGATACAATGGATCGCagtcgattcgatcgaattcagTTAGAGTTGAATAAACCCCAAACTTTCGTGGTTTAAATCCTGTTAAAATGTATCTTCCAACATTACTCATAAAATCTGTTCTGAGAATATTCGACTCGATTGTGTTCGATTTGATCGAATTCTTTCTACTTGTAACGTAGCAAGAAATTTCCTACTGGGTGAGGCAAAGTAACTCTGGCTGCGCTATTGGTAGACACAATTGATCATATTCGACTCGATCAAATTCTGTTACAGTTTAATGGGACCTTTAACGTCTTGTTATAACTCTCAAGATTGTAAAGCACAACTTTATTAAAACGATGCACAGATAAATATTCATCACAAATAGGACATTACAATAAGTCATTATTTTTTCCTCTCTAAGAATGAAAACTctcaaacttttaaaacattcaCTTCCTCTCAGATTCTAAAAATCAATAGTAATACCAGTTGCCAAAAcatgtttacaaaattaaaatagaatttcACACCAGCAgatgataaatttttttaaaaaaagaaccatcTTATTTCGcgtttccttcttttttaattttcatttttctttattcgcaactccaataaactatagggggcgctgcagctactttctaatggcggatgagtaggtaaaacaaacaaatgccgtaacttataacttgctttaacgcttagtgaatgacagtcatttttcatcgtgtttgtgggaagctttcctttccattcttctgaaatcacattacaccataaactgccTAAAACCTGTAATTTAcatcaaagaaaacacgtggaatgtaacgttttacctttttctttagtattgttaatcaccgcaaggtagcgtattcgagctctggagttgcaaataacCAATACTGATTTTTGATAACAGACGATAATTTTCACAAATCAGACTGCTTATAAGATTTGTCCACTGCGACCAAGAGATTAATTTCATTACGATGTATGTCTTCATTAAAAGATAGCATTAAATTTATTGAATagcaaaacaattgatttttagTTTCACTTTTGTTGGTTGATGTTTATTGGGTTATTATAAGGAATAATACACGTCATTTTGAGGAGTGATACTTAAGATTTTCcgagtaaatttaatttaaaaagaaagagtactttaaaattgtttaattatgtAATTCCTCATCACTGAATGTTCAATGTTCGGCAATAACTTCTTACTGTTggctaaaaatgtaaaaatgccgTAAAAATGCCTGTTTTTGATATCTTTAACCCTTTCAAGGGCGCATCatcaatttttgagaaatatgaaaaaaaaaaaaaaaaaaaaaaatcaccacaagtaggtttatttgatcatctaaacatagatttttcagttaaaaaaatttttttggcaatttttttcgctgggggtggtgtccccattagttcagccccccccccccacctggggaaggacaaaaacatgtttaacacatgtaaaaatgaatttgaatcatttagaacaatatgattgagtacctcaggtaaaatcaagaaaaatgattcaatctttcagcgctaattaaaaattttaaaatctgaaacaaaattccaattttggggtaaacgaaaaattgaaaatttgatgatttggacaagaaattgagcctacgaaaatattttttgttattctgccatctcattttgttcattgaactcaaaagaagaggactcaagcgatcttgattcaaaacattcggaaaaaagagagaaaaaaatttataaattggtggtttcacagcgcgaccACTGCCCCTGAAAGTGTTAAAGCAACCTTATTTCCCCCGATTCCGTTCCTCATTTTTTCCTCCCACTTCCAGGAGCCGATCCTCCCTTCATCGAACCAATCCGAGGCGAGCGAGTCCACCGTCAAGAAGATGCTGACCCTCCCGGAGTTCGTCAACAACGCCTCTTCGAGCGAATCCTCCTTCCCCAGCGAAGCCTCCAGCGCCGTTGACGTCATGACGAACTCCTTCGTGACGTCATCGTCGAGCTCGGAATTAAAGGAACCCGGGGAAGAGGTGACTTCGCTGAGGGAGGAGGAAGGGGACGACGTGGTCTTGGGACCACATAAGGGACTGAACCCCTTGCCAAGTAAGTTTTCGTCACCCGTTCCTATATGGCAGATTCCATTAGACAGCGACGGCAACCTAATGCCGAAATGGGaaaattgggcgccgggaacatatTTGGTGTCGCGCATATGGGGCgctgggaacattgggcgccgggcATATTGGGCGAAGAGAACATTGGGCGCAGGGAAAATTGGGCGCCGGGCATACTGGGCGCAGGGAACATTGGGTGCCGGGCATATTGGGCGCCGGCATATTGGGCAGTGGGAAcgttgggcgcc belongs to Uloborus diversus isolate 005 unplaced genomic scaffold, Udiv.v.3.1 scaffold_13, whole genome shotgun sequence and includes:
- the LOC129232604 gene encoding uncharacterized protein LOC129232604 — its product is MKAATLFLVSMVTLTLLPAGHSIDYEQILNSFRPNVTNGESSITESLLETRASSETYEDAFVVDDDVEKDVDNESLSFLPLQEPILPSSNQSEASESTVKKMLTLPEFVNNASSSESSFPSEASSAVDVMTNSFVTSSSSSELKEPGEEVTSLREEEGDDVVLGPHKGLNPLPKSILQKTMEWMGDAYTMSILLPIGAGIVFAATLIVSIALCRCMRKRCRRRRMRRKTLPDSVKNLRPSDRARLLAESSDDEF